A region from the Felis catus isolate Fca126 chromosome F1, F.catus_Fca126_mat1.0, whole genome shotgun sequence genome encodes:
- the B3GALT2 gene encoding beta-1,3-galactosyltransferase 2 — protein MLQWRRRHCCFAKMSWNAKRSLFRTHLIGVLSLVFIFAMFLFFNHHDWLPGRGGFKENPVTYTFRGFRSTKSETNHSSLRNIWKETVPQTLRPQTATNSNNTDLSPQGVTGLENTLSANGSIYNEKGIGHPNSYHFKYIINEPEKCQEKSPFLILLIAAEPGQIEARRAIRQTWGNESLAPGIQITRIFLLGISIKLNGYLQRAILEESRQYHDIVQQEYLDTYYNLTIKTLMGMNWVATYCPHIPYVMKTDSDMFVNTEYLIHKLLKPDLPPRHNYFTGYLMRGYAPNRNKESKWYMPPDLYPSERYPVFCSGTGYVFSGDLAEKIFKVSLSIRRLHLEDVYVGICLAKLRIDPVPPPNEFVFNHWRVSYSSCKYSHLITSHQFQPSELIKYWNHLQQNKHNACANAAKEKAGRYRHRKLH, from the coding sequence ATGCTTCAGTGGAGGAGAAGACACTGCTGCTTTGCAAAGATGAGCTGGAATGCCAAGAGGTCTCTGTTCCGTACCCATCTTATTGGTGTACTTTctctagtgtttatttttgctatgtttttgtttttcaatcatCATGACTGGCTGCCAGGCAGAGGTGGATTTAAAGAAAACCCTGTAACATACACTTTCCGAGGATTTCGTTCTACAAAAAGTGAGACAAACCACAGCTCCCTCCGGAACATTTGGAAAGAAACAGTCCCTCAAACTCTGAGGCCTCAAACAGCAACTAACTCCAATAACACAGACCTGTCGCCACAGGGAGTTACAGGGCTAGAGAATACACTTAGTGCCAATGGAAGTATTTACAATGAAAAAGGTATCGGACATCCGAATTCATaccatttcaaatatattatcaaTGAACCTGAAAAATGCCAAGAGAAGAGCCCTTTTTTAATACTGCTAATAGCTGCAGAACCTGGACAAATAGAAGCTAGAAGAGCTATTCGGCAAACTTGGGGCAATGAAAGTCTAGCACCTGGTATCCAAATCACAAGAATTTTTTTGCTGGGCATAAGTATTAAGTTAAATGGCTACCTTCAACGTGCAATACTGGAAGAAAGCAGACAATATCATGATATAGTCCAACAGGAATATTTAGATACATACTACAATTTGACAATTAAAACACTAATGGGCATGAACTGGGTTGCAACGTACTGTCCACATATTCCATATGTTATGAAAACTGACAGTGACATGTTTGTCAACACTGAATATTTAATACATAAGTTACTGAAGCCAGACCTGCCTCCCAGACATAACTACTTCACTGGTTACCTAATGAGAGGATACGCACCCAATCGAAACAAAGAGAGCAAGTGGTACATGCCACCAGACCTCTACCCAAGTGAACGCTACCCTGTCTTCTGTTCTGGGACTGGTTATGTTTTTTCTGGAGATCTGGCAGAGAAGatctttaaagtttctttaagTATCCGTCGTTTGCACTTGGAAGATGTATACGTAGGGATCTGTCTTGCCAAGTTGAGAATTGATCCTGTGCCCCCTCCCAACGAGTTTGTGTTCAATCACTGGCGAGTTTCTTATTCAAGCTGTAAATACAGCCACCTAATTACCTCTCATCAGTTCCAGCCTAGTGAACTGATAAAATACTGGAACCATTTACAACAAAATAAGCACAATGCTTGTGCCAACGCAGCAAAAGAAAAGGCAGGCAGGTATCGCCATCGTAAATTACACtag